One window of the Benincasa hispida cultivar B227 chromosome 3, ASM972705v1, whole genome shotgun sequence genome contains the following:
- the LOC120073758 gene encoding CBL-interacting serine/threonine-protein kinase 12-like, whose translation MADRPDPDKKTETTRKDMPALLLGRYEIGKLLGHGTFAKVYHARNIKTNESVAIKVIDKEKILKGGLIAHIKREISILRRVRHPNIVQLFEVMATKAKIYFVMEYVRGGELFKKVSKGRLKEEVARKYFQQLISAVAFCHARGVYHRDLKPENLLLDENGNLKVSDFGLSAVSDQIRQDGLFHTFCGTPAYVAPEVLARKGYEAAKVDIWSCGVILFVLMAGYLPFHDQNIMAMYKKIYKGEFRCPRWFSPELIRLLTRLLDTNPETRFTIPEIMENRWFKKGYKHIKFYIEDDKVCSVEDDNNDVDSLSDQSQSESDSEIFETRRKVTSLPRPASLNAFDIISFSPGFDLSGLFEDGGEEARFVSSAPVSKIISKLEEIAKLVSFTVRKKDCRVSLEGSREGVRGPLTIAAEVFELTPKLVMVEVKRKGGDKAEYEQFCNNELKPALLNLKVEDSAAPSHIPSDTE comes from the coding sequence ATGGCCGACCGGCCCGACCCTGACAAGAAGACCGAAACCACCAGGAAGGACATGCCCGCCCTTCTTTTGGGCCGATACGAGATCGGGAAGCTCCTTGGCCATGGCACCTTCGCTAAGGTCTATCATGCCCGAAACATCAAGACCAACGAAAGTGTCGCCATTAAAGTCATCGACAAGGAGAAGATCCTCAAGGGTGGTTTAATCGCCCACATCAAACGCGAGATCTCAATCCTCCGCCGTGTTCGACATCCCAATATTGTGCAACTCTTCGAGGTTATGGCCACAAAGGCCAAGATCTACTTCGTTATGGAATATGTCCGTGGCGGCGAGCTTTTCAAGAAGGTTTCCAAGGGCCGATTGAAGGAAGAGGTAGCACGAAAGTACTTTCAGCAATTAATCTCAGCCGTTGCTTTTTGCCACGCTCGTGGTGTTTATCATCGCGACCTTAAACCGGAGAATTTGCTGCTTGATGAGAATGGGAATCTTAAGGTCTCCGATTTTGGCCTCAGCGCTGTCTCCGATCAAATTCGACAAGATGGGTTGTTTCATACTTTTTGTGGTACACCAGCTTATGTGGCTCCGGAGGTTTTGGCCCGCAAAGGGTATGAGGCTGCGAAGGTCGATATTTGGTCATGTGGGGTTATTCTGTTTGTTCTGATGGCCGGTTATTTGCCCTTCCACGACCAAAACATTATGGCAATGTATAAGAAGATTTACAAGGGGGAGTTTCGGTGTCCGAGATGGTTCTCGCCGGAGCTAATTCGACTCCTAACTCGTCTTTTAGATACAAATCCCGAAACCCGTTTCACAATTCCTGAAATCATGGAGAATAGATGGTTCAAAAAGGGGTATAAGCATATCAAATTCTATATCGAAGACGATAAGGTCTGTAGCGTTGAGGATGATAACAATGATGTCGATTCCTTGTCGGATCAATCACAATCGGAATCGGATTCCGAAATTTTTGAGACCAGAAGAAAGGTTACCTCACTTCCAAGACCCGCGAGTTTGAATGCATTTGATATTATTTCGTTTTCGCCCGGATTTGATCTTTCTGGATTGTTTGAAGATGGAGGGGAAGAGGCAAGATTTGTGTCCAGTGCTCCGGTGTCGAAGATTATATCGAAACTGGAGGAGATAGCCAAATTGGTGAGTTTTACAGTGAGGAAGAAGGATTGCAGGGTTAGTTTAGAAGGGTCGCGGGAAGGAGTGAGAGGGCCATTGACAATCGCAGCCGAGGTATTCGAGTTGACACCGAAATTGGTGATGGTAGAGGTGAAGAGGAAAGGGGGAGATAAAGCAGAGTATGAACAGTTCTGTAATAATGAATTGAAGCCAGCATTGTTGAATTTGAAGGTGGAAGATTCTGCAGCTCCATCACATATACCATCAGATACCGAATGA